From the Candidatus Delongbacteria bacterium genome, the window AAACAGAAATAATAAATTTACATCTTTTAAGAAAAGCTGAACCAAAACAAACATCCATCAAGATAGGATTCTCGTTTGTATTACATTTAATCTGGCGAGTACTTCAGATTGAACCAGCTCAACTAACTTTGAGGTTAGAAATCCTCTGGTGCAAGTGTTTTTATGTTGTCTGTTTGTAATAATTTGGAGATATCAATGTATTTTCGTTTTTGATTTTTTTCATATGATTTATACAAATGCTATCATAAATTATATGATATCTGTTTAAAATGAACTTGAAATATGAGTTAATAATATCAATTTCTTATAGAAGTTTTGCTTGAAATTTACAACGATTTTTTATCATAATTTCGATCTTTATAACATTTGTGAAAGGTCATTTTTTTCGAAATTTAATTAATAATTAATTAGGACACAGAACGTCCGAAGAATATATTTTATAAAAAATATCGAGGATATATATGAGTCAAATGGAAAGAATTTTCTTCATCAATAGAAGAATAAAAAAATATGGTTATGTCAAAGTAAGGGATACAGCATCCCTGTTTTCTGTAAATGAAAGGACTATTAGAAGAGACATTGAATATATGCGAGATCGAATTGACGCTCCCATTGTATATGATTTTTATAAAAAAGCCTTCGTTTATACGGAAGAGTTTAAACTCTTCGAAAACCTAGATGAACAAATGATAATATTTTACTCACTTCTTAAAGGAATGCTAAAAACTATGAAATATCTTCCCGTTGTTTCTGATGAGATTATGGATAAGATTTCCAGTAGTATGTCTAAAGAATACAATTCCATTTCAGATCTAGTACATTTTGAAATCACTGATTATGAAGCTCCAAATATTCCCTTTTTTGAGAAGGTTTTTAATGCTCTAATTACCGGAAATCTTTTATACATCTTTTATGTAAACATTGATGGTAAAAAAACTAAACGGAAAATTCAGCCCTTAAGACTGATAAATTACTCTGGTAAATGGTACATTGCCGCTTTTTGCACTACTGCTGATGATTACAGAATTTTTGCCATATCCAGGATTAGCTATATTGAAATTTTAAACGAAGAAAATAGCCTTGAACTTCAAAAAAGTGAAATTGAAAAATTCATTGGAAGTAGTTTTGGGATTTTTAAAAGTACTACTCTGGAAAATGTTACTATAAAATTTACTGGAATAGCTATGTCTATTGTCAATGGACAAATCTGGCATAATGATCAAAAAATTGTTTCAGATAAAGATAGTGAAGAACTGATTATGGAATTACCAGTTGGAAACTTTACTGAACTCTTGGGAAGAGTCATGTCTTTTGGTGCAAATGCTGAAGTTGTTTCTCCAGATAAATATAGAGAGATATGGCTAAAAAGTATAAAAGAAACATATTATAAGTACAAGGATATTATTAATGAGAGAAATTAATGAGATAGTTATTCATTGTAGTGCCACTGATTTTGGCAATGCAGAACTTTTCAGAAACTGGCATGTAAATGACAATGGATGGGATGATATTGGATACCATTATGTTATTCTCAATTCCTACCCTGAGAAGAAAAATATTGAACTGAGAAAACCTGTCTTTGATAATGA encodes:
- a CDS encoding WYL domain-containing protein, which produces MSQMERIFFINRRIKKYGYVKVRDTASLFSVNERTIRRDIEYMRDRIDAPIVYDFYKKAFVYTEEFKLFENLDEQMIIFYSLLKGMLKTMKYLPVVSDEIMDKISSSMSKEYNSISDLVHFEITDYEAPNIPFFEKVFNALITGNLLYIFYVNIDGKKTKRKIQPLRLINYSGKWYIAAFCTTADDYRIFAISRISYIEILNEENSLELQKSEIEKFIGSSFGIFKSTTLENVTIKFTGIAMSIVNGQIWHNDQKIVSDKDSEELIMELPVGNFTELLGRVMSFGANAEVVSPDKYREIWLKSIKETYYKYKDIINERN